AGGGGAACAGAAGGCTTGCCGTGTGGGCTGAGCAGATAATCAATATGAACGGATCAGCCTGATGTTACAGAAAGAAGCCGTCCATTTTGATTGTCTGTGTCAGGCGGAAACGGGAATGCGTTCTTCAGGATTGCCCTTGCGTCTTCGTATGACGTGGATGCCTGAGGATGCAGGCTGGGTTGCCGCATTGTCGACGGCTTTGTGGGTTGATGTGTTTTTTTTTGAATTTTCTTTGATCATTCTTGAAAGTTGAGCTTCAATTCGTGCTTTTTTTGCTTTGTCCATGATGTCTTGTTCTTGTCCGGTATCTTGATAAATAATGGAAAACGTGTCCCAAAGTATTGTTTTGGCTGCTTTGCTACGATGTCATCCGTAGAATATACACTGCGGAAATATCGCAGAAACGGATGTCACACCGCAATGTCTGTCCGGTGTGGACAAAAAACAGAAATGACAATGGTTACGTATTCCGACGAGGGGTGGTATGTCCGGAATCGGACACACATAAAACAGAAGATAAGGAAAAAACTGATAACAGTTTAGAATATTTCCTGAAGAAGAAAATTTCTTTTGACCGCAGTCTTTTCCCGAGTGACAACAGGAAGCTATACTGTATTTTTTAAAAAGACAATATGAAAATGAATCTTTTCAAGAGTTTTTTTTGTGTACGCCGTTTTGTATCCCTTGGATTTGTTTGATGCCGGGTGTTGGGGCCTTGGATTTAAAGCCCGTCCTTCAGACTGTCGTGTAGTGGCTGGATGAGGGCCGTGGCACCGTCAAAATCGTAAACCCAGAGCCTTTTTTTGGCAAAAACAAGGGTTTCTTTAACGGCCGGTGGAAGATGTTTTGCCAGAAGAGTATCCATATGTTTTTCAGCCTTTTCATCATAGCGACGGAGAAGTTCCCGGAGTTCCTGCAGAAGATCAGCGAGTTCCGTTATGTCAGGTGGTTCTGTTTCCGTTCTGGCCGGCAGGCACTCATGGGGAGATGGACAGAACAGTTCCATGAGCCGGCCATAGAGCTGGTCTGGCAGGATGGGTTTGATGATGTGGCCCTGCATACCGCTGTCCAGCGATTTTTTTCTGTCTTCTGAAAAGGCACTTGCCGTCATGGCCAGTATGGGGAGATGCTGGAATCCGGGAGACTCCCGGATTTGACGCGTAGCTTCATAACCATCCATTATGGGCATCTGTATGTCCATGAGTACACAGTCATAATGGTCCGGTGGGTTGGCTCTGATCTGTTTCAGAGCCTCGTTACCATTAAAGGCCATTTCCGTTTTTATCCCTACCTGTTTCAGGAGCTCACCTGCTACCATGCGGTTGATTTCGTTGTCTTCCACAAGAAGAATTCGTCTTCCCTGAAGGGGGGAAAGGGATCTGCCATCGGCAAGGGCTGTTCTTTGTTTTTTTATTTTTCGTTTCTTTTTTTCTCCCATGTTTCCCAGCAGATTTTTGATAAACAGGCTGGGAGTTGCCGGTCGGGTTATGATTCCACTAAAGCAGCCTGCTTTTTTTATTGTGTCCGGCAGCAGATATCCGGCAGGAGCCGTCAGAAAAACGGAGGGCTTCGGTTGGAGCTGATTTCCTTCCAGAATATCCTGCATCTGACTGGTTTCGGATGTCTGGGAGAGGCTGCTATCCAGAAAAACCAGCTGAAAGGGATTGGGTAGTGCGCGCAGTCGGCGAGCGGCTTCGTTTACTGACGAAACGCATTCATTTTTGATGGAAAAAAATGTGAGGTATTTTTGTATGATTTCAATTGCTTCTGTGTTGGTGTCCACAATCAGCGCTTGAAATGTACGCCATTTTTCAGGCAGGGAAGACCGGTCCAGTACGGTATCCGGTGCTGGTTGCAGGACGCATGTGAAACCGAAGGTACTTCCTCTCCCGGGGTTGCTTTCCGCCCATATCTGACCACCCATCAGTTCCACAAGTTCCCTGCATATGCTCAGACCAAGGCCCGTGCCACCGAATTTTCGTGTGGTTTTGCTGTCTGCCTGACGGAAAGGGCGGAAAAGATTGTGCTGTTCTTTTGCATTCATACCGATGCCGGTGTCCCGGACGGTGAATTCAAGGATCAGAGAGTTCTGGTCCCGGGAGAGGATCTGGACGGACAGTATGATCTGGCCGGTTTCTGTAAACTTTACGGCATTGTTCAACAGGTTGATCAGTATCTGGCCCAGCCGCAGAGGATCACCCTCAAGCTGAGAGGGGATGGCAGGATCCCTGAAACAGAGCAGGTGCAAACCTTTGACCTTAGCGTTCTCATTTATCATATTCCAGGATTGGGCCAAAACCTCATCCAGTATAAAAGGTATGGTTTCCAGCTGAGTTTTTCCAGCCTCGATTTTAGAAAAATCCAGAATACTGTTAAGGATTTGGAGAAGAGAGTGGCTGGCATCGCCAATTTTGATAAGATAATCCTGCTGCTTTTCCGACAGGTCGGTTTGGAGACAGAGGTCTGTCAAGCCTATGATGGCGTTCATGGGAGTCCGTATCTCATGGCTCATATTGGCAAGGAATGTGCTTTTGGCGATATTGGCCATTTCTGCTTTGCTTGCAAGTCTGTTGGCGCGGTCAATGGATTTTTCAAGCAGCGTGTTGGTTTCAAGGAGATGGCGCTCGTTTTTTTTTCTTTCGGAAATGTCCGCATAGATGGCATAGCCACCGCGGATGATGCCGTTAATCAGAACCGGCCCTCCTTTTAGCAGCACCTCAATGCCGTTGCCGTTTTTGGCATAGCGTATGACTTCCATTTCGATGGTCTCTCCGGAAAGAATTCTGGGAGATCCGTATTCTTTTTCCCTGTTTAGCGGGTCGATAACATGATTGATATTTTTCCCCAGAATTTCTTCAAGGGTATAGCCGAACATTTCTGTAAAACGATCATTGATATTAAAAACAAGATGATGGTTGTCAAAATAAATCATGGCATCATGGGTGGTTGTGAAAATGGATTCAAAGTGGGCTTTTTGAACAAGCAGCGCCTGTTCGCTGGTTTTCTGTTTTTCCAGTGCCGTACAGACTCTCGAAAGCATACGGGTGAGGGGCTTCATTTCGTTGAGAAAGAAGGGATTGAAAGGCTTGGGGCGGGCAAGAAGCAGAAAACCAAAGTCGTCCAGGGGAAAAGCATAATAATGGGAGGAACCATGAATCCCTGAAGCCCATGCCGTTTGTGGGGAATCTTTCATTTGTTCATGAAGTTTGTTCATGAGCGCAAGATAGTTGGGATGTTTTGCCATGGATTTGGGCAGTATATGGGCGGTTTGAAAGCCCTCTGGGCTTCTTTGAACCACGGCTGCCATGGTGCAGTTCAGTTTGCGCAGAAAGGTGGGCAGGCAGTTCTGAAGGAGTTTTTGTTGATCAAGCTCCCCGCTGATGGAAAAGGCAATTTCCAGCAGGGCGTCTTTATACATCGCAAGATTCATGGGACTCTCCAAGGAGGCCGGTGACAGCCGTTTTATTGTAGAATTCCAGGAAAGCGTCCCCCGTATTG
The sequence above is drawn from the Desulfobotulus pelophilus genome and encodes:
- a CDS encoding ATP-binding protein, producing MNLAMYKDALLEIAFSISGELDQQKLLQNCLPTFLRKLNCTMAAVVQRSPEGFQTAHILPKSMAKHPNYLALMNKLHEQMKDSPQTAWASGIHGSSHYYAFPLDDFGFLLLARPKPFNPFFLNEMKPLTRMLSRVCTALEKQKTSEQALLVQKAHFESIFTTTHDAMIYFDNHHLVFNINDRFTEMFGYTLEEILGKNINHVIDPLNREKEYGSPRILSGETIEMEVIRYAKNGNGIEVLLKGGPVLINGIIRGGYAIYADISERKKNERHLLETNTLLEKSIDRANRLASKAEMANIAKSTFLANMSHEIRTPMNAIIGLTDLCLQTDLSEKQQDYLIKIGDASHSLLQILNSILDFSKIEAGKTQLETIPFILDEVLAQSWNMINENAKVKGLHLLCFRDPAIPSQLEGDPLRLGQILINLLNNAVKFTETGQIILSVQILSRDQNSLILEFTVRDTGIGMNAKEQHNLFRPFRQADSKTTRKFGGTGLGLSICRELVELMGGQIWAESNPGRGSTFGFTCVLQPAPDTVLDRSSLPEKWRTFQALIVDTNTEAIEIIQKYLTFFSIKNECVSSVNEAARRLRALPNPFQLVFLDSSLSQTSETSQMQDILEGNQLQPKPSVFLTAPAGYLLPDTIKKAGCFSGIITRPATPSLFIKNLLGNMGEKKKRKIKKQRTALADGRSLSPLQGRRILLVEDNEINRMVAGELLKQVGIKTEMAFNGNEALKQIRANPPDHYDCVLMDIQMPIMDGYEATRQIRESPGFQHLPILAMTASAFSEDRKKSLDSGMQGHIIKPILPDQLYGRLMELFCPSPHECLPARTETEPPDITELADLLQELRELLRRYDEKAEKHMDTLLAKHLPPAVKETLVFAKKRLWVYDFDGATALIQPLHDSLKDGL